AGCCCTCGCCCGTGGTCGTTGTGCACGAAGACGAGCGGCGCGCGCGCGCCGGAGGCGCGCAGCACGGTGAGCGGCTCGGTGAGGCCGCGATCCGCCCCTTGCAGCGCGGCGGCGACCCCCGCGACGGTGGGCGACTCGAGCAGGGCCGACGGGCCGAGCGCGCGACCGCAGGTCTGCTCGATCGCCCCGAGGAGCGCCGCGGCCAGCAGGGAATCGCCACCGAGGTCGAAGAAGTCGTCGGTGGCCCCGATCGGAGCCGCGTCGAACAATTCCTCGAACAGTCCCGCGATCTGATGCTCGAGCGGCGTGCGCGGCGTGACGAACACCTCGGGACGCGGGGCGGGCCGGGGCGGCGGCAACGCGGCCCGATCCGCCTTGCCGTTGGCGTTGAGCGGCATCGCGTCCAGCACGACGAAGGCGGACGGCAGCAGATGCGCAGGCACGCGATCCTGAAGGAACCCGCGGAGGGCCGCCGCCGTCGGCGGCGGTGTGGTCGTGCTCACCAGGTACGCGACGAGCCGCAAATCTCCTGAATCTCCGGCCACCGCGGTCACCACCGCCTGTCGGATCGCCTCGTGCTCGACCAGCGCGGCCTCGACCTGCCCGGGATGCACCCGGAAGCCCCGCACCTTCACCTGGTCGTCCTTGCGCCCGAGCAGCGTCAGGCACCCGTCGGCGGCGAGCCGGCCGATGTCGCCCGTCCGGTAGACTCGCACGTCGGGCTCCGTGGGGTCGGCCGCGTAGCGCTCCCGGGTGAGGTCGGGCCGGCGCCAGTAGCCGTCGGAGAGGAATCGACTGCGCACCACGACCTCCCCGGGCTCGCCGGCCTCCACCGGCCGACCGTCGTCGTCGACGATCAGCACCTCCGCGCCCTCGAGGGCGTGGCCGGCGGGCACCCGGCCGCTCGGCAGCGGCGTGTCGCGCTCGACGTGGTGCTCGGTGATCGGGCTGAACTCGGTCGCCCCGTAGCTGGCCACCAGCACGCATCCCGGGGCGAAGCGCTCGCGGAATCGCTCCACGTCCTGCCGGTAGAGCGGCTCGCTGCCCAGGTGGACGAGCCGCACCGAGGCGACCCGCCGCTCGATGCCGGGTTCGGCGAGAAGCGGCCGGAACATGCTGACCGCCGAGCCGAGCACGGTGACCGACTCGCGCTCGATCCAGGCGGCGAGGGCGCGCGGCCCCGCCTGCGTCATGTCCCACGGCAGCAGCACCGCGCCGGCGGAGAATGCGGCGGTGAGGTCCCGCATGCCGGGCATCGCGCCGAGCGAGTGCAGCAGGCTCACCCGGTCGTCGGGTCCCACGCCATGGGTCGCGAGCGCGCAGCGGACGCGATGGAGCAACGCGCGGTGACTGCGGACGACACCCTTGGGCTCGCCGGTGGAGCCCGACGTGTAGAGCACGCACGCCGGGTGGCCCGGGGCGATCGGGACCCGGCGCGGCTCCGTCGGCTCGCGCAGGTCCAGCTGGTCGACCAGCACCGTCGGGCATCCGGGGATCCGGCCGTCGAGCGCGGCCGCTCCGGCCGCGTCCGTCAGCACGCACGCGGCCTCCGCGTCGCGGATGATCGCCGCGAGGTATCCGGCCGGGTTGGCCGGATTGAGCGGCACGCAGCAGCCCCCGACCTTCCAGGTGGCGACGACGCAGAGGCTGGCCAGCACCGGGTCGGAGACCAGGATCACCACCGGCGCGCCGAACACGGCGGCCCGCCGCCCGATCGCCGTCGCCAGCGCATCGGAGCGGCGATCGGCTTCCGCGTAGGTCAGCCGCACCGGACCCTGCGCGAGGGCCAGCGCGCCGGTCCGCACCGCGGCCACCCGGGCGAAGCGCGCCGGCAGTGAGCCCTCGACCTCCTCGGCGGAGAACGACAGGGGCGCGCTCACCTCCCGGCTCGTCTCACGCCGACCGCAGATCCGACTCCTGGGGCATGGGGATCCCGCGGCGGGCCAGCTCGCCTTCCAGGTCCAGCGCCCGCGTGCCCGCCGGCCGGCCGGCCGGCACCGTCCAGAACACCTCGAACTCGAGGCCGTCCGGATCCTTGGCGTAGAGCGAGAGGCTCACGCCGTGGTCGGAGGAGCCCACCAGCGCGCGCGCGTCGATGAGCTTCCGGCGCGCGCGCACCAGGTCGGTCAGCTCGCCCACCTCCCACGCCGAGTGGTACATGCGCACCGCCCCCTCATCGACCGCGCCGACGCCGGGCTGCTCGAAGAGGCCCAGGTGGTGGTCTTCGCTGCTTCCCGCGATGCGCAGGAACGCCGCGTTCGGATAGCGCGTCTTCACCTCGAAGCCGAGGACGTCGCAGTAGAAGCGCACGCTGCGGTCCACGTCGGAGACCCAGAGCACGAGGTGCTGCAGCCGCTTGAGCCCGATGCCGGTCGGGGCGCTCATGCGGGATACTCCACGCTGACCGTGATGGCCGCGCACGCGATGATCGTGTCGGCGTCGGGCACGCGCAGGCCGCCCGCCACCGGCCGCACCGTCACCTCGCCGTGGGGCAGCTCCTTCTTCACGCGCTCCACGTCCACCGTGCCCGGATCGGGCACACCCACCGTGACGTGCACCAGCATGCGTCCGCCCTTGGCGCGCACGTCGGTGAAGAGCGGCAGGCTCGAGTGCCGGATCGCGTCGGAGACCGCGCGGCACGCCGCCTTGGTGCCCTCGTTGCCGTGCACGTCCACGCCCATCCCGAACTCCAGCACCATCGGTTGTGCGGCCACGTCGTTCTCCTCTCGGTTATCCGATCACGCTGCCGCCCATGACCCGAATCGTGTCGCCCGTGATGTAGGCGGAGGCGTCGGAGGCCAGGAACAGACACGCCTCCGCGATCTCCTCCGGACGACCGAGGCGGCCGAGCGGGATGCGCTTGAGCTGCTCCGGCCCGCCGGGCGGCGCCTGGCGGAACTCAGGGTACCACTCGGCGTAGCGGCGCTCGGTGTCGATGGTGCCCGGCACCACCATGTTGACGCGAATGCCGGACGGGCCCAGCTCCGCGGCCAGCGCGCGCACCAGGCCGAGCAGGCCGGTCTTGGCCGCGGTGACCGCGGCGGTGCCCGAGCGCCCGGTGATGGACGATTGCCCGCCCAGGGCGATGAGGCTGCCGCGCCCGCGCGCCTTCATGCCGGGCACCACCGCGCGGGCCAGGTAGAAGGCGGAGTGCAGGTTCACCGCGAACACGCGGTGCCACTCTTCCAGCGTCGTCTCGGTCACCGACCTGTGCGGCCGGATGGCCGCGTTGCACACCAGGACGTCGATGGCCCCCAGCACCGCGAGGCCGCCCTTGACCATGTTCTCCACCGCCTCCGGGTCGCCGATGTCGCCCAGCACCGACACCACGCGCACGCCGTGCTTGCGGCACTCGTCGGCCACCGTCTCGAGCTCCTCGCGATTGGCGCGCGTGTTGAGCACGAGGTCGGCGCCCTCCGCCGCGAAGGCCAGCGCGATGGCGCGGCCGATGTTGCGGCTGGCCCCGGTGACGAGCGCGGTGCGGCCCGCGAGCTTCATGCCGACGGCCGGAGCCGGGTGGCGTGCGGCATCACCTCGGCGGTGAAGAGATCGATGTTGGCCTCGGCCTCCGCCTCGCTCATCTCGCCGAACATGAGCCGGCAGGTCATGTAGGTGCAGCGGCTCGCGGTCATCTGTCGCTCGAATTCCTCGCGCACCTGCGCGGGGGTGCCCGCGATGGCCACGCCGCGGCTCCGCGCCTCGTCGAAGTCCCGCGCGAACCGGATCGGGATCGAGCCGAAATCGCGCCAGAGCTTGGTGAGGTTGGCGTACCACACCGCGTAATTCGCGCGACCGAGCGCCATCGCGTCGCCCTCGGTGGGTGCCACCACCACATGACGTCCCATGCCGAGACGGGGCATCGCGGCGTCGCCGTGCTTGCGCTGCCACACCTCGCGGTAGCGCTCGAACAGCGGGGCCGAGCCCTCGGCAGGCAGGTTGGTGATGACGTTGACGCGGTTGGTGGCGGCCCACTCCGCGCCGGCCAGGTGGCCGAGACCGTACCAGAGCGGCGGATGCGGCTTCTGCAGGGGCTTCAGGATCATCGGGACTTTTCGATAGACGTATCTGGGCCCGCGATGCTCGAGCACGTCGCCGGTCAGCCCCTGGAGGATCACCTCGAGCCCCTCGCGATAGATCTCCTCGGTCTCGAGATGGTGGAGGTTGAAGTACGCCATCTCGTACGGCACGATGCCGCGCCCCACTCCGAAGTCGAAGCGTCCGCGCGACAGATGATCGAGCATGCACACTTCCTCGATGAGCCGCAGCGGGTCGTAGAGCGGCAGGCAGTACACGCACGGCCCCAGGCGGATCCGTCGCGTCCGCTGGGTCGCCGCGGCGAGGAAGATGCCGGGCACCGGGGCGAGGCCGAGCGGCGTGGCATGGTGCTCGGCCAGGTGGTACGAGTAGAAGCCCGCCGCGTCGTACTTCTCGAGCAGGCGCAGCCGATGCTCGTAGAAATCGGCCACCGGCACGTCCCGCCGATCGAGGTGATCGAAGATGCCCAGGTCCATGTGCCCTCTCGAGGCCCGCCGCCGGCTCAGCGGTTCTGGTGGCGTGGCCGGCAGGTAGCGTATCAGCAGGCCCTCGAGTAGGCCAGACGGACGGTCCGCCAGTCGTGCAATTCGTGAAATTGAGCACCAGCAGGCTCTGGAGTACCATGGGCCCGCTTTCAGAGTGACCCCGGCGGGGCGGAGAGGAGCCAGCGCGATGTCCTATGACCTCCTGATCAAGAACGGATGGGTGGTGGACGGGTCCGGGCTGCCGCGGTTTCGCGCGGACGTGGGAGTGAACGACGGCCGGATCGCCGCCATCGGTCGACTCCGTGAAAGCGCCCGGGAGGTCATCGACGCGGATGGGCGCGTGGTCGCGCCGGGCTTCGTGGACGGTCACACCCACATGGACGCCCAGATCTTCTGGGACCCGCTCGGGACGTCGTCGTGCTGGCACGGCATCACCAGCGTGGTGATGGGCAACTGCGGCTTCACCCTGGCCCCGTGCGCGAAGGAAGACCGCCACCTGGTCATCCGCAACCTGCAGCGCGCCGAGGACATCGCGGCCGAGGCCATGGAAGCCGGCATCCAGTGGCGGTGGACCACCTTCCCCGAGTTCCTCGACGTGCTCGACTCGTTGCCGAAGGGCATCAACTACTCGGGCTACATCGGCCACTCCGCGCTCCGCACCTACGTGATGGGCGAGCGCGCGTTCGACGGGGCCGCGAGCGAGGACGACCTCGCCAAGATGGAGCGTGAGCTGCGCAACGCGCTGATGGCCGGCGCGATCGGCTTCACGACGTCCCGATCACCCAGTCACGAGACCCCGGATTCCCGGCCGGTGGCGAGCCGCATGGCCTCGTGGGACGAGGTGCGGCGCCTGGTCGGGGTGATGGGCGAGCTGAACGCGGGCATCTTCGAGCTGGCCGGCGAGGGCGTGGACCGCAAGGTCGATCATCCCGACCTGCCCGACTACCACCGCCGCCTGAAGGCCCTGGCCGTGGAGACCGGCCGGCCGATCACCTTCGGCCTCTTCACCCGCAAGGACGCGCCCGACATGTGGCGCCACTACGTGAAGCTGATCGAGCAGACGGCCGCCGCGGGCGGGCGGATGTTCGCCCAGGTGCACAGCCGCGCGCTCTCGCTGGTGCTCTCGTTCAAGACCCAGATGCCGTTCGACCGCCTGCCGGTGTGGAAGGAGCTGCGCGCGCTGCCGCTCGGCGAGCAGCAGGCGCGTCTGCGCGATCCCGAGCTGCGCCGGAAGCTGGTCGAGGCCTCCCGCGAGCGGGACACCCGCAAGGCCCTCGGCACCGAGGCCCGGCAGGCCGCCTGCGAGTGGATCTACGTGCTGGACTCGGTGGACCCGCCGCACCGGTCGGTGGCCGAGATCGCGCGCGAGCGCGGGATCGACCCGGTCGAGGCGATGATCGACCTGGCGCTGGAAAAAGACATGGATCGCTTCTTCTTCCACCCGATCGCCAACGAGAACCAGGAGCTGGCGCTCGAGCTGATCAAGCACCCGCAGGCGGTCGTTACGTTCTCGGACTCGGGAGCGCACGTCTCGCAGCTCATGGACTCATCGCTGCAGACGTATCTGCTGAGCCACTGGGTGCGCGCCAAGCAGGCGCTGACCCTGGAGCAGGCGGTGCGCATGCTGTCGTTCGTGCCCGCGTCGTACTGGGGCTTCACCGACCGCGGCTTGATCCGCGAGGGCCTGGCTGCCGACGTCGTGGTGTTCGACCCGGACACCATCGCGGCCGAAATACCCGAGGTGGTGACCGACCTGCCCGCGGGGGCCAGGCGGCTCATCCAGCGCACGCGCGGCATCGCGGCCACCGTGGTCAACGGCGAGACCCTGCTGCGCGACGGCAAGCACACCGGCGCGCATCCCGGACGGCTCCTGCGCGGCCCGCTCGCGCGGTCGGCCGCGTAGGGGGAGCGCGATCATGGCCAGGCTGCTCGAGGGCAGGACCGCGCTCGTGACCGGCGCGGGCCGCGGCATCGGCCGCGGCATCGCGATCTCGCTCGCGAAGGAAGGCGCGAAGGTGGTGGTCAACGACCTGGGCGCGGGTCTGGACGGCGAGGGCATCGCCACCGGACCGGCCCAGCAGGTGGTGGACGCGATCGTGAAGGCGGGCGGCACCGCTTCCGCCAACTACGGCTCGGTGGCCGACCACACGGCGGCCAACGAGATGGTCGAGCAGGTCGTGAAGACCTACGGCCGGATCGACATCCTGGTCAACGTGGCCGGGATCCTGCGCGACCGCATGATCTTCAACATGAGCAAGGAGGAGTGGGACGCGGTGCTGGCCGTGCATCTCGACGGCACCTACTTCTGCACCCGCGCCGCCTCCGTGCACATGCGCGAGCAGAAGTACGGGCGCATCATCTCGATGTCCTCGGTCTCCGCGCTCGGCTCCCCCGGACAGCCCAACTACGGCGCGGCCAAGGCCGGCATCATCGGCCTCATGTGGTCGACCGCCAACGGCATGGCGAAATACAACGTCACCGCCAACTCGATCATGCCGAGCGGGGCGACGCGCATGATCGACTCCACCCCGCGCGGCCGGCAGGTGTTCGAGCAGACCGGGAAGTGGCCGAGCGAGCAGGCCATCGGCACCGACCGCGATCCGGACAACGTGGCCCCGCTGGTGACCTTCCTGGCCAGCGAGCAGGCCGGGCACATCAACGGGCAGGTCTTCCATTCGTTCGGTTACGGCTATACGTTGATGGCCCTGCCCGAGCCGATCCGCCGCATCGAGGCCGACCGCAAGCTCGAGCCCGCGGAGCTGGCCAAGCTCTTCCCGGAGACGCTCGGCAAGAACCTCCACGAGCCGCCCGGCACCAACTTCGGCAAGAGCCTCGCCGAGCGGCCGAAGGGCGAGTGGCAGGACCTGGGCCGAGGCGTGCGGTACTGGCAGTCGCCCTGGGAGCCGCGCTCCTAGCCGCCGCGGTCACTCGATCAGCTGGTCCGCCCGCAGCAGGAGCGACTGGGGCAAGGTCAGCCCCAGCGCTTTCGCCGCCTTCAGGTTGATCATCAGCTCGAACTGGGTCGGCTGCTCGACCGGCAGGTCACCCGGCTTCGCGCCCTTGAGCACGCGGTCGACGTGGGTGGCCGCGTGCCGCCACATGTCGGTGGTGCTCGTGCCGTAGAACATGAGCCCGCCGGCCCGGACGTACTCCCGCTCCCCGTACATCGCGATCAGCCGGTGCTCGTTCGCGAACTCGACGACCCGGGATCGATACGAGGCGATCAACGGATCCGCGGTGGTCATGAGCGCCTCGGCCCGGCTCGAGCGGACCGCCACCAGCGCGGCCTGCAGGCTGGCCTCGTCGTGGACCCCGAGCGGCTCGACCGAGGTTTGCAGGGAGCGGCCCCACTCCTGCGTCTCCCGCATCGCCAGCACGCTGGCCGCGTTCTGGTCGTTGTAGAGGAGCGCGACCCGCACAGTTCGGGGCGACACCTCCCGCAGCATCTCGAGGCGCTTGCCGTACTCGGGCCCGATGAAGGTGACGCCGGTGAGATTGCCGCCGGGACGGCTCAGGTTCGAGACCAGGCCGGTCTTGTCGGGAAAGGCGGCGCGCCCGAAGATGATCGGGATGCGGCCGGTCGCGGCCTTCGCCGCCATCGTCGCGGGCGTGCCGGAAGTGCAGATGACGTCCACGCGCGCGCCGACGAGAGCCCGGGCGAGATCGGGCAGCCGCTGGCTGTTGCCCTCGGCCCAGCGCGCGTCGATCACGATCGATTGGCCTTCGAGGTAGCCCAGCGCGCGGAGGGCGCCGCGGAGTGCCTCCAGCTCGTAGCCGCCGGAGGCCGACGAGGCCGGCGAGAGCCAGCCGATGCGCCAGGATCGGTGCTGCGTCGCCCGGGAGACGCGCGGCCACGCGAGCATCCACACGAGCACGGCGAGGACGGTGCGCCGATCCATGCGAGGGCCTCCACGCGGCCGCCGTCGGAGCGTTTCGGGTGCGGCCAGCGGGCACGACCTTACACCAGCGTGACCGGCCGGCGAAGCCGGATTTCGCGGCGGGCGATCTGATAGACTGCGGGCAACATCTGGGGTCCTCGCCGGCCTGCCCTCGATCGGAGGCGTGTTGAGCACTGTCCTGCTGGTCTGCCACGCCAACACCTGCCGCAGCGTCATGGCCCACGTGCTCCTGGAGAAGATGCTGGCCGCGCGCGGCACCAACGGCGCGGTGCGGGTGCGCTCGGGCGGCATCGCCAATCACGCCCGCGACGGGATGATCCCCTCCCTCGACGCGCGCATCGTGCTGCGCGAGGACGACATCCATCTGAGCGAGACTGCGTTCGCGTCGACCGATCTGCGCCGCCACCGCGAGATCGTGGCCGCCGCCGACCTGATCGTGACCATGACCGCCCAGCAGAAGGACACGATCGGCGCCTACGCCGAGGCGCAGGGCCGCCCGATCATGACGCTGCACGAGCTGGCCGGCGAGGCCGGCGACGTCGACGACCCGTTCGGCCAGGGCGAGGACCGCTACCGGGCCACCCGCGACGAGATCAAGCGGTGTCTCGAGCGCGGAGTCGATCGCATGCTGACGCTGCTGCCGCAGCGGAAGGAGACGAGCCGATGAGCGAGGAAGAGCACGTTCTCTACGATCCCACCGCCGAGCCGCGCATTCTCGCGACCGGGCTGGCCCCGCGGCTGGCCAGCCTCGAGGGCAAGCGGGTCGGCATCCTCGACAACAGCAAGGCCAACGCGGGCACGTTGATGCTGGCGGTGGCCGAGCGCCTGAAGGAGCAGTACGGCGTTCGTGACGTCGTCAAGCGCGAGAAGGGCATCGCGGGCGCGCCGTCGCCCGACATCCTGGCCGCGCTCACGACGTGCGACTTCGTCCTGGTCGGCAGCGCCGACTGAGGGTCGTGCACGTCGTGGAGTATCCACGGCGCCATCGTGCTGGAGCAGCGGGGGATTCCCACCGTCGTGATGGGCACGTATGAGTTCGAGCAGCTCGCGCGGCTCGAGGCGAAGAATCGCGGGCTCGCCGACCTGCCGCTGGCCCTGATTCCCCATCCGCTGGGCGGCATCCGGGAGGACGAGGTGGTGAAGAAGGCGGAGGGGGCCGTCGAGACCGTGCGGAAGGCGGTCACGCGGCCGTGAGCGCATCGGCCTCCCGCGCGGCCTCCGCCGGTGCGGCCGCCGCCGGCGCGTCCTCCGCCGGCCCGGCCGCCAAAGTCTTCCGTCTCACGGGCGGCTACGCCCACATAAACCGTCACTATCAGGAGCGGGGCTGGACCGACGGCCTCCCGATCGTGCCGCCCACCGAGGCGGACGTGCGCGAGTTCCTGCGCTACACGGATCGCGGGCCGCGCGAGGTGGTGGCGGTGCTGCCGCCCCGCCAGGGCGAGTGCACCGTCGAGCGCATCGCGATCAACGCGGTGATGGCGGGCGGCCGGCCCGAGTACATGCCGGTGATCATCGCGGCCATCGAGACGCTGGCCGATCCCGCGTTCAACCTGGATTCCATCCAGGCCACCACGCATCCGGTGGCCCCGCTCATCATCGTGAACGGGCCGATCGCCAGGGAGATCGGCATCAACGCGGGCTACAACGCCTTCGGCCAGGGCTTTCACGCCAACCTCACCATCGGCCGTGCGATCCGCCTGCTGCTGATGAACGTCGGCGGCGGGCTGCCCGGCACCGGCGACCGGGCCACCCAGGGCAGCCCGGCCAAGATCGCCTATTGCGTGGCCGAGAACGAGGACGCGAATCCGTGGGAGCCACTACACGTTGAGCATGGCTTCGCGCGAGAGACCAGCACGATCACCGCGATCGCCTGCGAGGGGCCGCACAACATCCAGGATCACTACAGCTATACCGGCCTCGGCATCCTGAAGGTGGTCGCGGGCGCGATGGGCCAGGCCGGGAGCAACAACATCCTGGCCGGCGGCCATCCCCTGCTGGCGCTCGGACCCGAGCATGCCGCCACCATCGCGCGCGACGGGTTCAGCAAGCGGCAGGTCAAGGAGTTCCTCGTCGAGCACGCGCGCTTCCCGCTCGCCCGCCTGGGCGATGAGTACCGCGCGCACCTGATCCAGCGCGGCGCCAAGGACGCGCCCGACACCATGGTGCCGGCGGTGCGCTCGGCCGACGACGTGACGGTGATCGTGACCGGGGGCGCGGGCAAGCACTCCTGCTGGCAGCCCACCTTCGGCGATCAGACCGGGCCCGCGCGCCGCGCGATCACCCGGAAAGACGGCGCCCCGCTCCCGTCCGTCGCCGCGCTCGTCCGCGGCTAGTCGGAGTCGCTCCTCCGAGATGCTGGCATAGCTCAGCCGGCCGGCTGGCAGTTCACCATCCACGGCGTCCCGAAGCGATCGACCAGCATGCCGAACCGCGTGGCCCAGAACGTTTGCTGGATGGGCATGGTCACCGTCGCCCCGTCGGAGAGCCGCTGAAAGATGCGGTCGGCCTCGGCGGGATCGGTGAGCTGGATCGTCACCGAGAAGCCCTTCGGCGACTCGAAGTGGCCGGGCGGCGCGTCCGAGCCCATGATCACGTCTTCGCCGAGGCTGAGGCGGGCGTGCATGATCTTCTCCCGCCACTCGGGCGGCACGTGGCCTTCCGCCGGCGTGCCCGCGTGGGGCAGCATCGCTTCGATCTTGCCGCCCAGGCATTCCGCGTAGAACGTGAACGCCTCCTGGCATCGGCCGTTGAACAGCAGGTAGGGATTCACTCTCATGGCTCGCTCCTTTGCACGGGGATGAGCGCGCGCAGCCGGGGGCATCGCAGGAACACACCACC
This is a stretch of genomic DNA from Candidatus Methylomirabilota bacterium. It encodes these proteins:
- a CDS encoding Lin0512 family protein, which produces MAAQPMVLEFGMGVDVHGNEGTKAACRAVSDAIRHSSLPLFTDVRAKGGRMLVHVTVGVPDPGTVDVERVKKELPHGEVTVRPVAGGLRVPDADTIIACAAITVSVEYPA
- a CDS encoding low molecular weight protein arginine phosphatase codes for the protein MSTVLLVCHANTCRSVMAHVLLEKMLAARGTNGAVRVRSGGIANHARDGMIPSLDARIVLREDDIHLSETAFASTDLRRHREIVAAADLIVTMTAQQKDTIGAYAEAQGRPIMTLHELAGEAGDVDDPFGQGEDRYRATRDEIKRCLERGVDRMLTLLPQRKETSR
- a CDS encoding SDR family oxidoreductase, which produces MKLAGRTALVTGASRNIGRAIALAFAAEGADLVLNTRANREELETVADECRKHGVRVVSVLGDIGDPEAVENMVKGGLAVLGAIDVLVCNAAIRPHRSVTETTLEEWHRVFAVNLHSAFYLARAVVPGMKARGRGSLIALGGQSSITGRSGTAAVTAAKTGLLGLVRALAAELGPSGIRVNMVVPGTIDTERRYAEWYPEFRQAPPGGPEQLKRIPLGRLGRPEEIAEACLFLASDASAYITGDTIRVMGGSVIG
- a CDS encoding AMP-binding protein yields the protein MSAPLSFSAEEVEGSLPARFARVAAVRTGALALAQGPVRLTYAEADRRSDALATAIGRRAAVFGAPVVILVSDPVLASLCVVATWKVGGCCVPLNPANPAGYLAAIIRDAEAACVLTDAAGAAALDGRIPGCPTVLVDQLDLREPTEPRRVPIAPGHPACVLYTSGSTGEPKGVVRSHRALLHRVRCALATHGVGPDDRVSLLHSLGAMPGMRDLTAAFSAGAVLLPWDMTQAGPRALAAWIERESVTVLGSAVSMFRPLLAEPGIERRVASVRLVHLGSEPLYRQDVERFRERFAPGCVLVASYGATEFSPITEHHVERDTPLPSGRVPAGHALEGAEVLIVDDDGRPVEAGEPGEVVVRSRFLSDGYWRRPDLTRERYAADPTEPDVRVYRTGDIGRLAADGCLTLLGRKDDQVKVRGFRVHPGQVEAALVEHEAIRQAVVTAVAGDSGDLRLVAYLVSTTTPPPTAAALRGFLQDRVPAHLLPSAFVVLDAMPLNANGKADRAALPPPRPAPRPEVFVTPRTPLEHQIAGLFEELFDAAPIGATDDFFDLGGDSLLAAALLGAIEQTCGRALGPSALLESPTVAGVAAALQGADRGLTEPLTVLRASGARAPLVFVHNDHGRGLYTHALGRALDPDRPVYAIHLHGFDRPLPATVHAIAAERVRAVRAIRPHGPYVLGGHCYGGIVALEMARQLRAAGERVDVVVLVDTPAPAWPARAINRAAAALARVAPLSGAARASVVARAGWAAEIAFERARSGATRFAGLARVARRPRMSAVRGRLMEAVDRMPRLVGAGGERGLHAAPIDVTGAAWRRYRRAIRSYVPAAYDGLVVLFRAEALRVRRPDLGWTPLLSDLEVETVPGDHHTCVTRHVAAFASRLEARLQRVPSATP
- a CDS encoding SDR family oxidoreductase, whose amino-acid sequence is MARLLEGRTALVTGAGRGIGRGIAISLAKEGAKVVVNDLGAGLDGEGIATGPAQQVVDAIVKAGGTASANYGSVADHTAANEMVEQVVKTYGRIDILVNVAGILRDRMIFNMSKEEWDAVLAVHLDGTYFCTRAASVHMREQKYGRIISMSSVSALGSPGQPNYGAAKAGIIGLMWSTANGMAKYNVTANSIMPSGATRMIDSTPRGRQVFEQTGKWPSEQAIGTDRDPDNVAPLVTFLASEQAGHINGQVFHSFGYGYTLMALPEPIRRIEADRKLEPAELAKLFPETLGKNLHEPPGTNFGKSLAERPKGEWQDLGRGVRYWQSPWEPRS
- a CDS encoding VOC family protein; protein product: MRVNPYLLFNGRCQEAFTFYAECLGGKIEAMLPHAGTPAEGHVPPEWREKIMHARLSLGEDVIMGSDAPPGHFESPKGFSVTIQLTDPAEADRIFQRLSDGATVTMPIQQTFWATRFGMLVDRFGTPWMVNCQPAG
- a CDS encoding LLM class flavin-dependent oxidoreductase codes for the protein MDLGIFDHLDRRDVPVADFYEHRLRLLEKYDAAGFYSYHLAEHHATPLGLAPVPGIFLAAATQRTRRIRLGPCVYCLPLYDPLRLIEEVCMLDHLSRGRFDFGVGRGIVPYEMAYFNLHHLETEEIYREGLEVILQGLTGDVLEHRGPRYVYRKVPMILKPLQKPHPPLWYGLGHLAGAEWAATNRVNVITNLPAEGSAPLFERYREVWQRKHGDAAMPRLGMGRHVVVAPTEGDAMALGRANYAVWYANLTKLWRDFGSIPIRFARDFDEARSRGVAIAGTPAQVREEFERQMTASRCTYMTCRLMFGEMSEAEAEANIDLFTAEVMPHATRLRPSA
- a CDS encoding VOC family protein, with the translated sequence MSAPTGIGLKRLQHLVLWVSDVDRSVRFYCDVLGFEVKTRYPNAAFLRIAGSSEDHHLGLFEQPGVGAVDEGAVRMYHSAWEVGELTDLVRARRKLIDARALVGSSDHGVSLSLYAKDPDGLEFEVFWTVPAGRPAGTRALDLEGELARRGIPMPQESDLRSA
- a CDS encoding amidohydrolase family protein, producing MSYDLLIKNGWVVDGSGLPRFRADVGVNDGRIAAIGRLRESAREVIDADGRVVAPGFVDGHTHMDAQIFWDPLGTSSCWHGITSVVMGNCGFTLAPCAKEDRHLVIRNLQRAEDIAAEAMEAGIQWRWTTFPEFLDVLDSLPKGINYSGYIGHSALRTYVMGERAFDGAASEDDLAKMERELRNALMAGAIGFTTSRSPSHETPDSRPVASRMASWDEVRRLVGVMGELNAGIFELAGEGVDRKVDHPDLPDYHRRLKALAVETGRPITFGLFTRKDAPDMWRHYVKLIEQTAAAGGRMFAQVHSRALSLVLSFKTQMPFDRLPVWKELRALPLGEQQARLRDPELRRKLVEASRERDTRKALGTEARQAACEWIYVLDSVDPPHRSVAEIARERGIDPVEAMIDLALEKDMDRFFFHPIANENQELALELIKHPQAVVTFSDSGAHVSQLMDSSLQTYLLSHWVRAKQALTLEQAVRMLSFVPASYWGFTDRGLIREGLAADVVVFDPDTIAAEIPEVVTDLPAGARRLIQRTRGIAATVVNGETLLRDGKHTGAHPGRLLRGPLARSAA
- a CDS encoding ABC transporter substrate-binding protein codes for the protein MDRRTVLAVLVWMLAWPRVSRATQHRSWRIGWLSPASSASGGYELEALRGALRALGYLEGQSIVIDARWAEGNSQRLPDLARALVGARVDVICTSGTPATMAAKAATGRIPIIFGRAAFPDKTGLVSNLSRPGGNLTGVTFIGPEYGKRLEMLREVSPRTVRVALLYNDQNAASVLAMRETQEWGRSLQTSVEPLGVHDEASLQAALVAVRSSRAEALMTTADPLIASYRSRVVEFANEHRLIAMYGEREYVRAGGLMFYGTSTTDMWRHAATHVDRVLKGAKPGDLPVEQPTQFELMINLKAAKALGLTLPQSLLLRADQLIE